A single genomic interval of Bacillota bacterium harbors:
- a CDS encoding aspartate-semialdehyde dehydrogenase, whose protein sequence is MRLYNVAVVGATGAVGEEMRLILEERNFPVGNLKLLASARSAGKKFSFKGEDIAVEELTKDSFSGIDIALFSAGASISKEFAPTAVEAGAVVVDNSSAFRMDADKPLVVPEVNPGDIKKHNGIIANPNCTTIIMLIALKPLYDYSRIKRVVVSSYQSASGAGAKGMDELIEQTKSFVAGKDIDVKFFAYQLLFNLIPHIDVFQDNGYTKEEMKMVNETRKIMGDPDILVSPTCVRVPVIRAHSESINIETEEKITPDKARELFARAPGLKVIDDPANKEYPMPLFAAGKDDCFVGRIREDISCENGLNFWVVGDQIRKGAALNAVQIAEELIK, encoded by the coding sequence GTGAGACTCTATAACGTTGCAGTAGTTGGAGCAACTGGCGCAGTTGGCGAAGAGATGCGCCTCATCCTGGAGGAGCGGAACTTTCCTGTCGGCAACTTAAAGCTTTTAGCCTCCGCACGCTCAGCTGGTAAGAAGTTTTCTTTTAAGGGAGAGGATATCGCTGTAGAAGAGCTAACCAAGGATTCTTTTTCCGGCATTGATATCGCACTTTTCTCGGCTGGTGCGTCTATTAGCAAAGAGTTTGCCCCGACGGCGGTTGAGGCCGGCGCAGTTGTTGTGGATAACTCAAGTGCATTTCGCATGGACGCAGATAAGCCTCTTGTTGTGCCTGAGGTAAATCCGGGGGATATAAAGAAGCATAATGGCATTATCGCCAATCCTAATTGCACGACGATCATTATGCTTATTGCGCTAAAACCGCTATATGACTACAGCCGGATAAAAAGAGTAGTTGTTTCAAGCTACCAGTCGGCATCAGGTGCCGGTGCAAAAGGTATGGACGAGCTCATTGAGCAGACAAAGTCATTTGTAGCCGGCAAGGATATAGACGTCAAATTCTTTGCTTACCAGCTTCTTTTCAATCTCATCCCGCATATCGATGTCTTCCAAGACAACGGATACACTAAGGAAGAGATGAAGATGGTAAACGAGACCAGAAAAATAATGGGCGATCCAGATATCTTGGTCAGTCCAACTTGCGTGCGCGTACCAGTTATTCGAGCGCATTCTGAGTCGATAAATATCGAGACTGAGGAAAAGATCACACCGGATAAAGCGCGCGAGCTATTTGCTAGGGCTCCGGGACTAAAAGTTATCGATGACCCAGCTAACAAAGAGTACCCAATGCCGCTCTTTGCCGCTGGCAAAGATGATTGCTTCGTTGGGCGTATCCGGGAAGACATCTCCTGCGAAAATGGTCTTAATTTCTGGGTGGTAGGCGACCAGATAAGAAAAGGCGCGGCATTGAATGCTGTGCAGATAGCCGAGGAACTTATTAAGTAA
- a CDS encoding DEAD/DEAH box helicase codes for MGEVASFLRYIKDQPGYRGQIIHERKLTAKSASFATPKHGLLSEAAQRLSLAGINDLYTHQARVFDLAKEGKHVLVVSGTASGKSLCYNLPVLEEMLTNKRAKALYLFPTKALAQDQLRAIGELDFPVTVSTYDGDTPREERSRIRRQASIILSNPDMLHQGILPFHKHWATFLLNLKYVVIDEVHVLRGVFGSNVAQVIRRLRRLCHHYGSHPQFIMASATIANPEELAKRLTGLEVEVVAEDGAPQGPKTWVFWNPPFIDETQAKRKSITWEVTWLLGELSKDYFRTIVFSKSRKLAELVLSYARRNLSDRPDIIKRIASYRAGYLPSQRREIESRLFSGELLAVSATNALELGIDVGALDAAIINGFPGTIASTWQQAGRAGRTVGESLAVLIAADDPLDQYYVNHPEYFFGRNFEEAIIDLDNQKILGKHLRCAAFEKPLSIDDRFFFGEGFEVAANSLIQSGDLKERKGKWYLAQMCFPAQEVNIRSASQSTYDIVDIETGQLLGTTEGTRAFFEIYPGAVYLHQGDPYAVQSLDIKNRVALVKKTADEYYTEPREDTEVRVLSELETRALGRTRLNFGQVEVTTHVVAFQKKAPDGRIIGIEELDLPPVRFQTEAIWYTVPDKVIVKLGLDERELAGGIHAAEHAGIAMLPMFAMCDRWDIGGVSTPFHLHTGEATIFIYDGFEGGIGIARRGFWVAEEHLRRTLEVIERCPCKDGCPSCIQSPKCGNWNEPLDKRAAIGILKQIVGSGKQAAGSK; via the coding sequence ATGGGCGAAGTTGCAAGTTTTCTTAGATATATTAAAGATCAACCTGGCTACAGGGGACAAATAATTCATGAGCGAAAGCTGACTGCGAAATCTGCGTCTTTTGCCACTCCTAAACACGGGCTTTTAAGCGAGGCCGCGCAAAGGCTTTCTCTTGCAGGAATAAATGACCTTTACACCCATCAAGCCAGGGTATTTGATCTGGCAAAAGAGGGCAAGCATGTTCTTGTTGTAAGTGGGACGGCAAGCGGTAAAAGCCTTTGCTACAATCTTCCTGTTTTGGAAGAGATGTTAACCAACAAAAGAGCAAAGGCGCTTTACCTTTTTCCGACAAAGGCACTTGCGCAGGATCAGCTACGCGCGATTGGTGAGCTTGACTTTCCGGTTACAGTTTCGACCTACGATGGCGATACACCGCGTGAGGAGCGCAGCCGTATTCGCCGCCAAGCTTCAATTATTTTAAGCAACCCGGATATGCTGCACCAGGGAATTCTGCCCTTTCACAAGCACTGGGCAACTTTTCTCTTAAACTTAAAATATGTGGTGATCGACGAGGTACATGTTCTTCGGGGGGTCTTTGGCTCAAATGTAGCCCAGGTTATAAGGCGGCTTCGCCGCCTCTGTCATCATTATGGGAGCCATCCGCAATTTATTATGGCTTCAGCCACAATTGCAAATCCTGAAGAGCTTGCCAAGAGACTTACCGGTCTTGAAGTAGAGGTGGTAGCCGAGGATGGCGCTCCACAAGGCCCGAAGACCTGGGTATTCTGGAATCCACCTTTTATAGACGAGACTCAGGCTAAAAGAAAAAGTATAACCTGGGAGGTAACCTGGCTTTTGGGTGAGTTGTCCAAAGATTATTTCAGGACGATTGTTTTCAGCAAGTCGCGAAAACTTGCCGAGTTGGTATTAAGCTATGCAAGGCGAAATTTAAGCGACCGCCCCGATATTATCAAACGAATTGCTTCTTACCGGGCTGGCTACCTGCCTTCCCAACGGAGGGAGATCGAAAGCCGGCTCTTCTCGGGCGAGCTTTTAGCAGTATCGGCTACCAACGCGCTTGAGTTAGGCATCGATGTTGGCGCACTTGATGCAGCGATCATAAACGGTTTTCCTGGAACGATAGCTTCTACATGGCAGCAGGCTGGCCGGGCCGGACGAACTGTTGGCGAATCGCTTGCAGTATTGATTGCAGCCGATGACCCGCTTGACCAATATTATGTAAATCATCCGGAGTATTTCTTTGGACGAAACTTTGAAGAAGCGATAATCGATCTTGATAATCAGAAGATACTGGGCAAGCATTTGCGCTGCGCCGCCTTTGAAAAGCCGCTCTCAATTGATGACCGGTTTTTCTTCGGCGAAGGCTTTGAGGTGGCCGCCAACTCACTTATACAATCAGGAGATCTCAAAGAGCGAAAAGGGAAATGGTACCTTGCGCAGATGTGCTTCCCAGCCCAAGAGGTAAATATCCGCTCTGCCTCACAATCGACTTACGATATTGTGGATATAGAGACGGGCCAGCTTCTTGGAACAACTGAAGGCACGCGAGCCTTCTTTGAGATTTACCCTGGGGCGGTTTATCTACATCAGGGTGATCCGTATGCTGTTCAATCACTCGATATAAAAAATCGAGTGGCGCTTGTTAAAAAGACAGCTGATGAGTATTATACCGAGCCGCGAGAGGATACTGAGGTGCGCGTCCTCTCTGAGCTTGAGACGCGCGCGCTTGGAAGGACGCGACTTAATTTTGGCCAAGTCGAAGTAACGACTCACGTTGTTGCCTTCCAGAAGAAGGCACCCGACGGAAGAATCATTGGTATCGAAGAGCTAGATTTGCCCCCGGTGCGGTTCCAAACCGAGGCTATCTGGTATACCGTGCCCGATAAGGTCATCGTCAAACTCGGTCTTGATGAGCGCGAACTGGCTGGCGGAATTCATGCCGCCGAGCATGCCGGCATCGCAATGCTCCCTATGTTTGCAATGTGTGACCGCTGGGATATCGGCGGCGTCTCGACGCCGTTTCACCTGCACACCGGTGAGGCGACTATCTTTATATACGATGGTTTTGAAGGCGGTATTGGTATCGCTCGCCGTGGTTTCTGGGTCGCCGAAGAGCATTTAAGAAGGACCCTTGAGGTTATCGAGAGGTGTCCCTGCAAAGATGGTTGTCCATCTTGCATCCAGTCACCCAAGTGCGGCAACTGGAACGAGCCGTTGGATAAACGTGCTGCTATTGGGATACTTAAACAAATAGTGGGCAGTGGGAAGCAAGCAGCAGGCAGTAAATAG
- a CDS encoding cation diffusion facilitator family transporter, translated as MRPRRTESLIERFDSFLLKRLVPNYENVQNIDVRASYGYLEGMLGAAIEIILFTSKLLVGYLIGSIALIAEAIHSLSDIFASGIVIVGFRVAKQPPDPEHPYGHGRFESIATLVTATILVILAFEIARESISRLFNPVPIAVNIYAIGVLFLTILLKEFLARVAIDLGRRIEAGILVADSANQRVDSLSAIVVLIGLGGVALGFNRLDAIAGLAVVGFILYTAYGIARDASSFLLGRAPSEDTIDLIRFIARSVKGVKGAHAIFVHDYGARKVITLHILVDKNLSVEQGHAIADMVEKKISETITGATADVHVGPAYELRTR; from the coding sequence ATGAGACCCAGGCGCACAGAATCGCTAATAGAAAGGTTTGATTCTTTTCTACTGAAGCGTCTTGTCCCAAATTACGAGAACGTGCAAAATATCGACGTCCGCGCATCTTACGGCTACTTAGAGGGAATGCTTGGTGCAGCTATAGAGATAATCCTCTTTACTTCTAAACTCCTTGTAGGGTATCTCATTGGAAGTATCGCTTTAATAGCCGAGGCTATCCATAGCCTCTCAGATATCTTTGCATCTGGTATTGTTATTGTCGGTTTTCGTGTAGCAAAACAGCCCCCCGACCCCGAACATCCCTACGGGCACGGGCGATTTGAGTCGATCGCGACTCTGGTCACTGCGACAATACTTGTAATTCTCGCATTTGAGATCGCCAGAGAATCGATATCACGGTTGTTTAACCCGGTTCCCATTGCCGTAAATATCTATGCCATCGGGGTCCTTTTTCTTACCATTCTTTTAAAAGAGTTCCTCGCCCGTGTCGCGATTGACCTTGGCCGGCGCATTGAGGCCGGCATATTAGTTGCCGACTCGGCAAATCAGCGGGTTGATAGCCTTTCAGCTATTGTGGTTCTCATCGGCCTTGGTGGAGTTGCTCTTGGCTTCAACCGTCTTGATGCCATAGCAGGTCTTGCTGTTGTAGGCTTTATTCTTTACACCGCTTACGGGATTGCCCGTGACGCCTCAAGCTTCTTGCTGGGCCGCGCGCCCAGTGAAGACACTATCGACCTCATACGCTTTATCGCCCGCTCGGTAAAGGGAGTAAAAGGCGCACATGCAATATTTGTCCACGACTACGGCGCGCGAAAAGTGATCACACTGCATATTCTGGTCGACAAAAATCTTTCGGTTGAACAGGGACATGCAATTGCCGATATGGTTGAGAAAAAAATCAGCGAGACGATAACCGGAGCAACCGCCGATGTGCACGTCGGACCAGCCTATGAGCTTAGAACCCGTTAA
- a CDS encoding polysaccharide deacetylase family protein has product MEKMPKFLATRKLFIIIAAVAVLFVLALVTGASMVANQNPRKAVALTFDDGPDPRYTPKILAILEKNHIKATFFLIGSRVNMFPNLARQVASHGHLIGNHTYYHVKLKGLTEDQIKEEIDWCEKTIYRVTGEKPQYFRPPKGYFNDETIQVASKAGYKVILWDIAVEHRRSHTPEREAERVLRKVRPGDIILAHDGLLNREKTVKALPLIIEGLKKQGYDFVTLDELLKIRTSEPGQDKFIGHSKEDESIVR; this is encoded by the coding sequence TTGGAAAAAATGCCTAAATTTTTAGCTACAAGAAAGCTATTTATCATTATAGCCGCAGTAGCCGTACTCTTCGTGCTGGCCTTAGTAACGGGCGCATCCATGGTCGCCAACCAGAATCCACGCAAAGCCGTTGCTCTTACCTTCGACGATGGCCCTGACCCCAGATATACGCCCAAAATACTAGCGATACTGGAAAAGAATCACATTAAAGCTACGTTTTTTTTGATCGGCAGCCGGGTCAACATGTTTCCAAATCTAGCACGCCAGGTGGCCAGCCATGGGCATTTAATTGGCAATCACACCTATTACCATGTTAAACTTAAAGGCCTGACCGAGGATCAAATCAAAGAAGAGATCGACTGGTGCGAGAAGACCATTTACCGGGTAACTGGAGAGAAGCCGCAGTATTTTCGCCCACCAAAAGGTTATTTTAATGATGAGACAATTCAAGTAGCCTCTAAAGCAGGATACAAGGTAATTCTGTGGGATATTGCCGTAGAACATAGGAGGTCTCATACCCCAGAGCGTGAGGCTGAACGAGTTTTGCGAAAGGTAAGACCGGGTGACATCATACTAGCACACGATGGACTTCTTAACCGTGAAAAAACCGTAAAAGCCCTGCCTCTAATAATAGAGGGCTTAAAAAAACAAGGATACGATTTCGTAACTTTAGATGAGCTACTTAAAATACGAACCAGCGAACCAGGACAGGATAAGTTTATCGGACATAGTAAAGAAGACGAATCTATTGTCAGGTAA
- a CDS encoding sulfite exporter TauE/SafE family protein has product MVAGYLSGHFGIGGGFLMQPALRLLLGMPALISLGTPIPVIVLSGITGSYNYYRGGYIDIKLAPYLSISGIAGSVLGSLATGVINGDIILLITAVALAVTALRFILSIEKSAQNVSPPAKSSGRGAVAALLTGLIAGFLAGFLGLGGGFLLVPALSIIFKKDMKTSLGTSLLVIIAYSIPAAATHFLLGHVDLLLAALLAVGIIPGAYLGSRVAISLPEALLRKLFGIFLLLVSLYFAGFEISVLLK; this is encoded by the coding sequence TTGGTTGCCGGTTACCTCTCTGGGCATTTTGGTATCGGCGGCGGTTTCTTGATGCAGCCCGCTCTTCGCTTGTTATTGGGAATGCCTGCCCTAATATCGCTTGGCACTCCCATACCGGTTATTGTCTTATCCGGTATTACCGGTTCTTATAACTACTACCGTGGCGGCTACATCGACATAAAACTTGCCCCCTATCTATCTATCTCCGGCATTGCAGGCTCTGTTTTGGGGTCGCTTGCTACCGGGGTAATTAACGGAGACATTATCTTACTTATTACGGCGGTTGCACTTGCTGTAACGGCCCTCCGCTTTATCCTGAGCATTGAAAAATCTGCGCAGAACGTAAGTCCGCCTGCCAAAAGCAGCGGTAGAGGTGCGGTAGCGGCCTTGCTTACCGGCCTTATTGCCGGATTCTTAGCTGGATTCCTGGGTCTAGGCGGGGGCTTTTTGTTGGTGCCGGCGCTTTCTATTATCTTCAAGAAAGATATGAAAACATCGCTTGGCACATCGCTTCTGGTTATAATTGCCTATTCGATTCCCGCTGCCGCCACCCATTTTCTTCTTGGTCACGTAGACCTCCTTCTTGCGGCACTCTTGGCAGTTGGGATCATCCCGGGAGCTTATCTGGGTTCGAGGGTTGCTATCAGCCTTCCAGAAGCGCTTCTTCGCAAACTCTTTGGTATCTTCTTGCTACTTGTCTCTCTTTACTTTGCAGGATTTGAGATAAGCGTGCTGCTTAAGTAG
- a CDS encoding NUDIX hydrolase, translating to MAQAKKHIKTETVVSSGGVVFRKADGRIEVALTAREDNIWVLPKGLVEKGESLEEAALREVNEEAGLTGEIIDKIGRIDYWYFWHPDSTRYHKFVYFYLIRCIGGDITKHDWEVREVRWFPIGEAIEKLAYKDEKKVVEKAKEMLEKPKR from the coding sequence ATGGCTCAAGCAAAGAAGCATATTAAGACCGAAACTGTAGTATCCTCAGGCGGCGTAGTTTTTCGCAAAGCGGACGGCAGAATTGAGGTGGCACTGACGGCCAGAGAGGATAATATATGGGTTCTGCCAAAGGGGTTGGTCGAGAAGGGTGAAAGTTTAGAGGAGGCCGCACTTCGCGAGGTAAACGAAGAGGCAGGTCTCACTGGTGAAATTATCGATAAAATTGGCAGAATCGATTACTGGTATTTTTGGCATCCCGACAGCACCCGCTATCACAAGTTTGTTTACTTCTATCTTATAAGGTGCATCGGTGGGGACATAACGAAACACGATTGGGAGGTAAGAGAAGTTCGGTGGTTTCCAATCGGTGAGGCGATAGAAAAGCTGGCATACAAAGACGAGAAAAAGGTTGTTGAAAAAGCAAAAGAAATGCTGGAGAAGCCCAAAAGATGA
- a CDS encoding diguanylate cyclase codes for MSILSVAEGQCKECYSCIRACPVKAIKMANGQIEILDERCIYCGRCVLACSKGSVELDGDFKRTFELLSSDKKVVAVLAPEYAASFYPMTTEQLTYLIERAGFYGHEDTVLAEEMVARHYLRYFASKDEYPVIRSTCPAATIWIEKYYPELNEHLAPVITPAEAQARLVKSIYGADVAVVYVTPCIAAKKEALTSSAIDAVLTFSEFKNLLTLRLVGFEDDHVVKKNPRPEIRRRYSVPGGFPRPTIAQYNMLDPTLMVLRGVDDLDDLEEAVLSGKLQAKFIDLLVCDGCIDGPGIDTSLSIHLRKSIIDDVYNNRLVHASKQITFDQIEPYLPKIDMQKTFTNRKVKLAMPSEEAILEILAEGEKFSRDDELDCGACGYKTCREQAIAIYQGIADWDMCFPFRRQVYNRIINELKETAVTDGLTGLYNHKSFLERLSVEFNRAERYGPALSLMMIDIDKFKEINDTFGHVTGDSVLKAIASTLKNNTRQSDFAARYGGDEFALILPETNLDKAYKVGEKLRHTVESNPIVLNPDIVIRVTLSIGIASYDPSMSEPLALIQKTDEALYKAKQGGRNQTAVSSI; via the coding sequence ATGAGTATATTATCTGTGGCTGAGGGACAGTGCAAAGAGTGCTACTCTTGTATACGTGCGTGTCCGGTAAAAGCTATTAAAATGGCCAATGGCCAGATTGAGATATTAGATGAGCGCTGTATATACTGTGGCCGTTGCGTGCTGGCTTGCTCAAAGGGATCAGTTGAGCTTGACGGTGATTTCAAGCGCACCTTTGAACTTCTATCTTCAGATAAAAAGGTTGTTGCTGTTCTTGCTCCCGAGTATGCGGCTTCGTTCTACCCGATGACGACAGAGCAGCTTACCTATCTAATAGAGCGGGCCGGGTTTTACGGACATGAGGATACTGTGCTTGCCGAAGAGATGGTGGCGAGGCACTATCTACGTTATTTTGCAAGCAAAGATGAGTACCCAGTGATCAGGTCGACCTGTCCGGCTGCTACCATCTGGATTGAGAAATACTATCCCGAGCTGAACGAGCATCTAGCCCCGGTTATCACGCCTGCAGAAGCGCAGGCGCGGCTTGTAAAAAGTATATACGGAGCGGATGTAGCGGTTGTTTATGTCACGCCCTGTATTGCCGCAAAAAAAGAGGCTTTAACTTCCAGCGCGATCGATGCGGTTTTGACATTTAGTGAGTTTAAGAACCTGCTGACACTGCGGCTTGTCGGTTTTGAAGACGACCATGTGGTGAAGAAAAATCCCAGGCCGGAGATTAGAAGGAGATATTCTGTGCCGGGGGGATTTCCCCGTCCGACGATTGCTCAATATAATATGCTCGATCCGACTCTTATGGTCTTGCGGGGTGTAGATGATTTAGATGACCTTGAAGAAGCGGTTTTATCCGGCAAGCTTCAGGCTAAATTTATTGATTTATTGGTTTGTGACGGATGCATTGATGGGCCTGGGATAGATACAAGCCTCAGCATACACCTTCGCAAGAGCATTATAGATGACGTTTATAACAATCGGCTAGTCCATGCATCTAAACAGATAACCTTTGACCAGATTGAGCCATACCTGCCAAAGATCGATATGCAAAAGACGTTTACCAACAGAAAGGTAAAACTTGCTATGCCAAGCGAGGAGGCAATCCTCGAGATACTTGCTGAGGGGGAGAAGTTTTCCCGCGATGATGAACTTGATTGCGGTGCCTGTGGTTATAAGACCTGCCGCGAGCAGGCCATCGCAATTTATCAGGGTATTGCTGATTGGGACATGTGTTTTCCGTTCCGCCGGCAGGTTTACAACCGTATAATTAATGAGCTTAAGGAGACCGCTGTAACCGATGGTTTGACCGGTCTTTACAACCATAAAAGTTTTCTCGAGAGGCTCTCTGTTGAATTTAACAGGGCAGAACGGTACGGCCCAGCCCTTTCTCTTATGATGATTGATATTGATAAATTTAAAGAAATTAACGATACCTTTGGTCATGTCACAGGCGATTCGGTACTGAAAGCGATTGCAAGCACTTTAAAAAATAACACCCGCCAGTCCGATTTTGCTGCAAGATATGGCGGGGATGAGTTCGCACTGATCCTTCCGGAGACTAACTTAGATAAGGCCTATAAAGTTGGTGAGAAGCTCCGCCACACAGTTGAGTCCAACCCAATTGTACTCAATCCCGATATTGTAATCAGAGTGACATTGAGCATCGGGATTGCCTCTTACGATCCCTCAATGTCTGAACCGCTAGCTCTAATACAAAAGACCGACGAGGCGCTGTATAAAGCAAAACAGGGAGGCCGCAACCAGACGGCGGTATCGAGTATATAG
- a CDS encoding TraR/DksA C4-type zinc finger protein, whose protein sequence is MLNNVDINEVAKFHGHLCPGLVLGYRAALVALEWLENHRAEDEEVIAIVENRACGIDAIQYMLGTTAGKGNFFIKDYGKHVYTIANRNTGKALRISTKPKERFSKEGETREERVKRLLGAPKEDLFDLREVMIELPPRAQVLQSVVCDNCGEAAMETRIRLFQGKKLCIPCFEAESPDIHFLNGK, encoded by the coding sequence ATGTTAAATAACGTAGATATTAATGAAGTCGCAAAATTTCATGGGCATCTCTGCCCAGGGCTTGTTCTTGGATATCGTGCTGCTTTAGTGGCTTTAGAGTGGCTTGAAAACCACCGGGCAGAAGATGAGGAAGTTATCGCCATTGTTGAGAACCGAGCTTGCGGGATAGACGCCATCCAGTACATGCTGGGCACTACTGCGGGCAAGGGAAACTTCTTCATAAAGGACTACGGCAAACATGTGTATACAATCGCAAATAGAAATACAGGAAAAGCACTTCGCATCTCAACTAAGCCCAAGGAGCGCTTTTCTAAAGAAGGAGAGACTCGCGAAGAGAGGGTAAAGCGGCTTTTGGGTGCGCCAAAAGAAGACCTCTTTGATCTGCGTGAAGTTATGATAGAGCTTCCGCCAAGGGCACAAGTTTTGCAGTCAGTAGTCTGCGATAACTGCGGTGAGGCCGCGATGGAGACTAGAATTAGGTTGTTCCAAGGCAAAAAGCTCTGTATCCCCTGTTTTGAAGCGGAGAGCCCCGATATTCATTTTCTGAACGGTAAGTAA
- a CDS encoding TIGR00725 family protein: MAIYISVIGVGVEREDLNQIAYEVGRLIAKRGAILVCGGLGGIMHSAACGAKEAGGVAVGILPGPDRVGASPCLSIAIPTDMAHARNAIVVRSGDAVIAIGAGYGTLSEIGLALKMGKPVIGMRTWSLHREGKEDAGIVYASTAEEAVDIAIRLSTPTASY, from the coding sequence ATGGCTATCTATATATCGGTTATAGGAGTTGGTGTAGAACGGGAGGACTTAAACCAGATAGCTTACGAAGTCGGCAGGCTTATTGCCAAGCGCGGGGCGATACTTGTTTGCGGTGGTCTAGGTGGCATTATGCACTCTGCGGCTTGTGGGGCAAAGGAGGCTGGTGGGGTTGCAGTCGGCATCCTTCCTGGCCCAGATAGAGTTGGCGCATCACCGTGTCTTAGCATCGCGATACCAACCGACATGGCGCACGCTAGAAATGCGATTGTTGTACGCTCCGGAGACGCGGTTATTGCAATCGGGGCGGGCTACGGGACGCTCTCTGAAATCGGACTTGCGCTTAAGATGGGAAAGCCTGTCATTGGCATGAGGACTTGGAGCCTGCATCGTGAAGGCAAAGAGGATGCCGGGATAGTCTACGCATCCACCGCAGAAGAAGCCGTTGATATTGCAATCAGGTTATCGACGCCAACTGCTAGCTATTAG
- a CDS encoding aspartate kinase codes for MGIIVQKFGGSSVADVEKIKNVARRVVATKLDGHSVVVVVSALGDTTDELVKLARQISATPPEREMDMLLATGEQISVALLAMAIDAMGHEAISFTGYQVGILTDDSHTKARIVDVKSERIISELDRGCIVIVAGFQGVTVDNDITTLGRGGSDTTAVALAAALKADKCEIYTDVEGVFTADPRIVPGASLVPEITYEEMLEMAATGAKVLQLRSVEYARNHGVVIHVKSSFVDSGGTVVKEEDEGMERPIISGVTHDTSEGKITIFGVPDRPGIAAKVFRPLAAANINVDMIVQNVSTEGLTDISFTVSDDDLPRAESVIKGIVEELGAKGYNTDTNIAKVSIIGAGMKSHPGVAAEMFDVLARSGINIQMISTSPIKIACVIEAGQVEIAVRELHEHFQLSEEAITSETL; via the coding sequence TTGGGTATTATTGTGCAAAAATTTGGCGGCAGCTCGGTAGCCGACGTCGAGAAGATAAAAAATGTCGCCAGAAGAGTTGTTGCAACAAAACTGGATGGTCACTCGGTTGTAGTAGTAGTTTCTGCATTGGGTGATACTACGGATGAGTTGGTTAAACTTGCCAGGCAAATCTCGGCTACCCCGCCGGAACGAGAAATGGATATGCTGCTTGCAACGGGCGAGCAGATTTCAGTGGCGCTTCTTGCTATGGCTATAGATGCTATGGGTCATGAGGCGATATCTTTTACCGGTTATCAGGTTGGCATATTAACCGATGATTCCCATACTAAAGCAAGAATCGTTGATGTCAAATCTGAGCGCATCATAAGCGAACTTGACCGAGGATGTATTGTAATCGTTGCCGGCTTTCAGGGCGTAACTGTTGACAATGACATCACAACTCTGGGTCGCGGTGGCTCAGACACCACGGCTGTCGCTTTGGCTGCGGCTTTAAAGGCAGACAAGTGTGAGATATATACCGATGTCGAGGGGGTTTTCACTGCCGATCCTAGAATCGTGCCTGGGGCTTCACTCGTCCCGGAGATAACATATGAGGAAATGCTTGAAATGGCGGCAACCGGCGCGAAAGTGTTGCAGCTTCGCTCGGTCGAATATGCCCGCAATCACGGCGTTGTCATACATGTCAAGAGCAGCTTTGTTGACAGCGGTGGAACGGTTGTCAAGGAGGAAGATGAGGGGATGGAAAGACCTATTATAAGTGGAGTAACACACGATACTAGTGAAGGAAAGATAACGATATTTGGTGTGCCGGATAGACCCGGCATAGCGGCGAAGGTGTTCAGGCCGCTGGCTGCGGCAAATATCAACGTTGATATGATTGTGCAAAATGTGAGCACTGAAGGTCTGACCGATATCTCCTTTACAGTTAGCGATGATGACCTTCCCAGAGCCGAGTCTGTTATCAAAGGTATTGTTGAGGAACTTGGTGCCAAGGGATATAACACCGACACAAATATCGCCAAGGTTTCGATTATAGGCGCCGGAATGAAGAGCCACCCTGGCGTAGCGGCTGAGATGTTTGATGTTTTAGCCCGCAGCGGGATAAACATTCAGATGATATCTACATCTCCAATCAAGATTGCCTGTGTTATTGAGGCTGGACAGGTTGAGATAGCAGTACGCGAACTGCATGAGCATTTCCAGCTAAGCGAGGAGGCAATCACGAGTGAGACTCTATAA